The following coding sequences lie in one Azospirillum humicireducens genomic window:
- a CDS encoding HesA/MoeB/ThiF family protein, which produces MDFTDTQLHRYSRHIVLPEVGGIGQERLLRSKVLVVGAGGLGAPLLLYLAAAGVGTIGIVDDDTVDLSNLQRQVIHDESTLGHPKVESAAARIHALNPDVRVEAHRMRLNRDNAMDLIGRYDLVADGSDNFATRFLLNDACFLAGKTLVSAAILRFDGQLSTFKAHLGAPHPCYRCLFPEPPPRGTVPSCSEGGVLGALAGFVGSLQATEVLKELLGLGESLSGSLLMMDTLYASYQRIAIKRDPDCALCGDHPTIHDLSAH; this is translated from the coding sequence ATGGACTTCACGGACACCCAGCTTCACCGCTATTCCCGCCACATCGTGTTGCCGGAAGTCGGCGGCATCGGGCAGGAGCGGCTTCTGCGATCCAAGGTGCTGGTCGTCGGCGCCGGCGGCCTTGGCGCGCCCCTTCTCCTTTATCTGGCCGCGGCCGGCGTCGGCACCATCGGCATCGTCGATGACGACACGGTGGACCTGTCGAACCTGCAGCGCCAGGTGATCCACGACGAATCGACACTCGGCCACCCGAAGGTGGAGAGTGCCGCCGCCCGCATCCATGCGCTGAACCCCGATGTCCGGGTGGAGGCCCACCGGATGCGGCTGAACCGCGACAATGCGATGGACCTGATCGGCCGCTACGATCTGGTTGCCGACGGGTCGGACAATTTCGCCACGCGCTTCCTGCTGAACGACGCCTGCTTCCTTGCCGGGAAGACGCTGGTGTCGGCGGCGATCTTGCGATTCGATGGCCAGCTGAGCACCTTCAAGGCCCATCTCGGCGCGCCGCACCCCTGTTATCGCTGCCTGTTTCCGGAACCGCCGCCGCGCGGCACCGTGCCGTCCTGCTCGGAAGGCGGGGTGTTGGGGGCGCTGGCCGGTTTCGTCGGCTCGCTGCAGGCGACGGAGGTGCTGAAGGAACTGCTGGGGTTGGGCGAGAGCCTGTCGGGCAGCCTGCTGATGATGGACACGCTCTATGCGTCCTATCAGCGCATCGCCATCAAGCGGGATCCCGACTGCGCGCTTTGCGGCGATCATCCGACCATCCACGACCTCTCCGCCCACTGA
- the cysK gene encoding cysteine synthase A, producing the protein MAAPEFRGKIYDSILDTIGATPLVRLNRLAEDAGVKAQIIGKLEFFNPLASVKDRIGRAMIDAAEAAGTIAPGRTTLVEPTSGNTGIALAFVAAAKGYKLILTMPESMSVERRKMLKLLGAELVLTPASEGMKGAIRKAEEILAADPNAYLLQQFKNTANPAVHRATTAEEIWKDTDGQVDFLISGVGTGGTLTGTAEVLKSRKPSFKAVAVEPEDSPVLSGGMPGPHKIQGIGAGFVPDILKKELIDEVVRISNQRAFETARKVARLEGVPVGISSGAALAAALEVGARPENAGKQIVVILPSFAERYLSTALFEGLE; encoded by the coding sequence ATGGCTGCACCCGAATTCCGTGGCAAGATCTATGACAGCATCCTCGACACGATCGGCGCCACGCCGCTGGTGCGGCTGAACCGCCTCGCCGAGGATGCCGGGGTCAAGGCCCAGATCATCGGCAAGCTGGAGTTCTTCAACCCGCTGGCCAGCGTCAAGGACCGCATCGGCCGCGCCATGATCGATGCCGCGGAGGCCGCCGGCACCATCGCCCCCGGCCGCACGACCCTGGTCGAGCCCACCTCCGGCAACACCGGCATCGCGCTGGCCTTCGTCGCCGCCGCCAAGGGCTACAAGCTGATCCTGACCATGCCGGAAAGCATGTCGGTTGAGCGGCGCAAGATGCTGAAGCTGCTGGGTGCGGAACTGGTGCTGACCCCGGCGTCGGAAGGCATGAAGGGCGCCATCCGCAAGGCCGAGGAGATCCTGGCCGCCGATCCGAACGCCTACCTGCTGCAGCAGTTCAAGAACACCGCCAACCCGGCTGTCCACCGCGCCACCACGGCGGAGGAGATCTGGAAGGACACCGACGGTCAGGTCGATTTCCTGATCTCCGGCGTCGGCACCGGCGGCACTCTGACCGGCACCGCCGAGGTCCTCAAGTCGCGCAAGCCCAGCTTCAAGGCGGTGGCGGTGGAGCCGGAGGACAGCCCCGTCCTGTCCGGCGGCATGCCGGGCCCGCACAAGATCCAGGGCATCGGCGCCGGCTTCGTTCCCGACATCCTGAAGAAGGAACTGATCGACGAGGTGGTGCGCATCTCCAACCAGCGCGCCTTCGAAACCGCCCGCAAGGTCGCCCGTCTTGAAGGCGTTCCGGTCGGCATCTCGTCGGGTGCGGCGCTCGCCGCTGCGCTGGAGGTCGGCGCCCGTCCGGAGAATGCGGGCAAGCAGATCGTCGTGATCCTGCCGTCCTTCGCCGAGCGTTACCTGTCGACCGCCCTGTTCGAAGGGCTGGAGTAA
- a CDS encoding RrF2 family transcriptional regulator, which yields MLRISKKLMFAIEAVLDIAYNAGTEPVQSGEITRRQGIPKRYLEQVLQQLVREGVLAGVRGPRGGYRLARERRRITLGEIVRVVRSMETATDPIEEPAGSVLGHQVVRPLWGELQEECMAKLDTITVEDLCMRARQAGVESETEDRIDFTI from the coding sequence ATGCTCCGCATCTCCAAGAAGCTGATGTTCGCCATCGAGGCGGTCCTCGACATCGCCTACAACGCGGGCACCGAGCCGGTGCAGTCGGGAGAGATCACCCGGCGCCAGGGTATCCCGAAGCGTTACCTGGAGCAGGTGCTGCAGCAGCTGGTGCGGGAAGGCGTGCTGGCCGGTGTGCGGGGCCCGCGTGGCGGCTATCGGCTGGCGCGCGAGCGGCGGCGGATCACGCTGGGCGAGATCGTGCGGGTGGTCCGCTCGATGGAGACAGCCACGGATCCCATCGAAGAGCCGGCGGGTTCCGTCCTGGGCCATCAGGTCGTGCGTCCGTTGTGGGGAGAGTTGCAGGAGGAATGCATGGCCAAGCTCGACACCATCACGGTCGAGGATCTGTGCATGCGCGCGCGCCAGGCCGGGGTGGAGAGCGAGACCGAGGACCGGATCGACTTCACGATTTGA
- a CDS encoding DUF2218 domain-containing protein: MIVSSARIATPNGRRYMTQLCKHWAHKFEVAYDENQGLVPFSPDRRCRMAADAEGLTLTIEMEDAEQMERMQAVVIDHLKRFAFREDLGEVAWTAGS, translated from the coding sequence ATGATCGTATCGAGCGCCCGCATCGCGACCCCCAACGGCCGCCGCTACATGACCCAGCTGTGCAAGCACTGGGCGCACAAGTTCGAGGTCGCTTATGACGAGAACCAGGGGCTGGTGCCCTTCTCTCCCGACCGCCGCTGCCGGATGGCGGCGGATGCCGAAGGGCTGACGCTGACCATCGAGATGGAGGATGCCGAACAGATGGAGCGCATGCAGGCAGTGGTCATCGACCATCTGAAGCGCTTCGCCTTCCGCGAGGATCTGGGGGAGGTGGCCTGGACGGCCGGATCGTGA
- a CDS encoding PadR family transcriptional regulator — protein MFRHLFHCQGRRFSRPDFDDEAPDGRGRHGYRGGWEGSGGGRGGGFGGGRGGRGERRVFDHGDLRLVLSWLIAEKPRSGYDLIKTIEEMVGGAYSPSPGVVYPTLTLLEEQGHIRIGSTEGNKKLYEITPEGTEALKAAEPAVAAVRERIAHAKARQQRESSPQIVRAVENFKLALRLRLSRGDLTAEQTQAIADAIDAAARAVERI, from the coding sequence ATGTTTCGGCATCTGTTTCACTGCCAGGGGCGCCGCTTCTCGCGCCCGGACTTCGACGACGAGGCGCCGGACGGGCGCGGCCGCCATGGGTATCGCGGCGGCTGGGAAGGCTCCGGCGGCGGCCGGGGGGGTGGCTTCGGGGGTGGTCGGGGAGGGCGGGGAGAGCGCCGCGTCTTCGACCACGGCGACCTGCGCCTCGTTCTGTCGTGGCTGATCGCGGAGAAGCCGCGCTCCGGCTATGACCTGATCAAGACGATCGAGGAGATGGTCGGCGGCGCCTACAGCCCCAGCCCCGGCGTCGTCTACCCGACGCTGACCCTGCTGGAGGAGCAGGGCCACATCCGCATCGGGTCGACCGAAGGCAACAAGAAGCTCTACGAGATCACGCCCGAAGGGACGGAGGCGCTGAAGGCGGCGGAGCCCGCCGTTGCCGCGGTGCGCGAACGGATCGCCCACGCGAAGGCCCGGCAGCAACGCGAATCCTCGCCGCAGATCGTCCGCGCCGTCGAGAACTTCAAGCTGGCCCTGCGGTTGCGCCTGTCGCGCGGCGACCTGACGGCGGAGCAAACCCAGGCCATCGCCGACGCCATCGACGCCGCAGCCCGCGCCGTCGAACGGATCTGA